The Polyangium aurulentum genomic interval CGCGACCAGGATCTCCTCGCACTCCCCGAGCACCGCGACGTCAGCGCCGAGCTTGCGCAAAGTAGCCCCCGGCGTCGTCGAGGCGTGGGGCCCGACGGCGACGAGAAGGTCGGTGAACGGGCGCAGGTCGCGCGCGGTCCTCTGCGGCACGCGCAGCTCGGGAGGCGCGCAGCGCCAGAACAGATAGCTCGGCGCCGTCGTGACCACGGTCATCTCGGGGCCGAACGCGGCCACCTCGTCGCGAATGGCCTCGGGCGATCGACCGAGGAGATGCCCGTCGAAGATGCGCGCGTCATGGCCACGCGCGCGGAGCAGCGCCGCAGCATAGCCATACTCGAGCGGCAGGTGCGGCTCCCGGCAGCCGAAGTAAATGCTGCCGTCGAATGTCCAGCTCGGGTTGACGAGGGCAATCTTCATGGAGCGCTCGCTGCGACCAGGGGCTTCGAGACCGAACGCTCGCGCAGCGCGTGCACCCACCGTTGGAGCCTCTCCAGCCCCTCGCGCACGCCCACCCGCGGCGCCCACCCGACCGCCTCACCGAAGGCGCGGATATCGGAGACGTAGTAGCGTTGATCGCCAGGCCGCCACGCGCTGAAGGTCACCGCCGGGCGCGAGCCGCTCAGCTCACCGATCATGTCGACCAGCTCGAGCAGGCTCGTCGTATTCGACACGCCCCCGCCGATGTTGAAGGCCTTGCCCGCCGTGCGATCGATGTGCTGCTGGGCGAGGAGGAAGGCATCCACGAGGTCGTCGACGAAGAGGATGTCGCGCACCTGCATCCCGTCACCATAAAAGATGAGCGGCGCTCCGGAGGCCGCGCGGATGAGGAAATGCGCCACCCAGCCCTGATCCTCCGTGCCGAACTGCCGCGGCCCGTAGATGCAGCTCATGCGGAACACCGTGGCCGGGATCCCGAAGGTGCGGGCGTAATCGAGCACGTACTGATCCGCCGCGCCCTTCGAGCAGCCGTACGGGCTGTGGAAATCGAGCGGTCGCTCCTCGCTGATCCCACGCTCGGCCACGTTCTGCAGCGACGGCGTGTAGCGCTGGCCGACCTTGGTGAACGTGATGTCCGGCAGGCTGCCGTAGACCTTGTTCGTCGAGGTGAAGAGCAGCGGAGGCGGCTTGCTCTGCCGGCGAATCGCCTCGAGCACGTTCAGCGTGCCCCGCGCGTTCACCTCGAAATCTTCGATCGGGTGGGTGAGGCTCGTCGTCACCGCGACCTGCGCGGCGAAATGAAACACCGCGGACGCCTTCGAGATGGCCTCGTCCACCGCGCGCTCGTCGCGCACGTCGCCGATCACCACCTGAAGCAGGTTGCCGTGGCGCTCGCGCAGCCATTCGAGGTTTCTCTCCACCCCGGGGCGCGACAGGTTGTCGAAGATGAGCACCTCGCGGCCGCTCCCGAGCAGCCGTTCGGCCAGGTTCGCCCCGATGAAGCCAGCCCCGCCCGTGATGACGACGAGGCTCATAGCGTCAACCCCCTCGCGTCGAGCTCCGCCTTCGCCTCGGCCACACGGTCGGTCGCAGCCTGGCCGCCCAGCCAGCCCGCGAGCTCCTCGAGCCCGACGGCGAAATCGACCTGCGGCTCGTAGCCGAGGACGCGCTTCGCGAGCGTGGTGTCCGGATAGCAATGCCGGATGTCCCCCACGCGATACTTGCCCGTGATGGTCGGCTCGATCTGGGGTTTGCCCACCGCCTGCGCCATTCGACGCGCCACCTCGCGCACCCGCCGAGGCTCGCCGCTGCCGATGTTCAGGATGTGCCCGG includes:
- a CDS encoding NAD-dependent epimerase/dehydratase family protein; the encoded protein is MSLVVITGGAGFIGANLAERLLGSGREVLIFDNLSRPGVERNLEWLRERHGNLLQVVIGDVRDERAVDEAISKASAVFHFAAQVAVTTSLTHPIEDFEVNARGTLNVLEAIRRQSKPPPLLFTSTNKVYGSLPDITFTKVGQRYTPSLQNVAERGISEERPLDFHSPYGCSKGAADQYVLDYARTFGIPATVFRMSCIYGPRQFGTEDQGWVAHFLIRAASGAPLIFYGDGMQVRDILFVDDLVDAFLLAQQHIDRTAGKAFNIGGGVSNTTSLLELVDMIGELSGSRPAVTFSAWRPGDQRYYVSDIRAFGEAVGWAPRVGVREGLERLQRWVHALRERSVSKPLVAASAP